GCGGCCCCGCACGGCGGGCAGCCGGTCAGGTAGCGGACGTTGGCGGCGCGGGTGATCAGCGCGGCGTCGGCCCCGGAGGCGCTGCAGTACTCGCGAAGGCGTTCGCGTCGGGCGGCGTGCGCGTCGGACATGGTCCGAGCGTACGAACGGGGGCGGGGGCCCGCCCGTCGGGACGGGCCGTTGGGGAATGCCCCGGGGGCGGGCCGCGTTGTGGCCTGATGAAAACGGCAATCGTTGCCGGGATCGGATCGGGAGGTCCAGATGGCACGCAGCGAGCTGCGACCGGTGATCACGCTCAGGTCGACGGCGGGTACGGGCTTCACGTACGTGACGCGGAAGAACCGCCGCAACGACCCCGACCGGATCGCGCTGCGGAAGTTCGACCCGGTGGCGGGGCGGCACGTCGAGTTCCGCGAGTCCCGCTGACCGCGCGCACGCACCCACGAGCACGTTCGAAGGCTTGAGAAGGAGGAGCAATGCAGCAGGGAATTCACCCCGAGTACCGTCCGGTGGTGTTCCGGGACAAGACCGGGGGCCTCACGTTCCTGACCCGCTCCACCGCCACGAGCGGTCGGACGGTCGAGTGGGCGGACGGCCGCAGCTACCCGGTGGTGGACGTCGAGACGTCCTCGGCGAGCCACCCGTTCTACACCGGGAAGGCCAGGCTGCTGGACACCGCGGGCCGGGTGGAGCTGTACCGGCGCCGGTACGGCGGCTGACGGTGCGATCGAGGGCCCCGGGGCGACCCGGGGCCCTCTCGCATGCCGCCGGCGCGCGGGTCACTTGGCGGGCGGGGGCACCGAGACGACCATGGTGACGCGGCAGGGGGTGTCCTCGGCGTTGCGGTAGCCGTGCGCGGTGACGGCCTCGTAGGAGGCGGTGGAGCCGGCCGGGATGCGGTGGTCGCGGCCGTCCAGGGTGAGGGTGAGGACGCCCTCGTCGACCCGGGCGATCTCCACGGTGCCGGGCGGGTGCGGGTCGGAGGCGTGCGCCTCGCCGGGCTGCAGGTGCCAGGCCCAGAGCTCCAGCGGGCCGGGGGCCTCGGCGCCGTTGAGCAGGGTGCCGCTGCCGCCGCCGGGGCCGGTCCACAGGCGCACGGCGTCCTCGGCGGGGACGATCCGGACGGCCGAGGACTCGTCGTAGTCCAGCAGCCGGGCGATCGAGACGCCCAGCGCGTCGGCGAGCCGGACCACGGTGCCGACGCTGGGGTTGGTGCGGGCCTGTTCGATCTGGACCACCATGCCGCGGCTGACGCCGGAGCGGGCGGCCAGCGCGTCCAGGGTGTGGCCGCGTTCGGTGCGCAGGCGTTTGAGGTTGCGGGCGAGGGCCTGGGTGACGAGGTCGGCGTCCGGCACGGGCAGTCCAATATTCTGGTTGGGTCGGTACAGCCTGGTGAACTATGCTGCGGCGGCACCGGAAAGATCCATCGACTGTACTGCGGAGTCCACCATGCTGTCCGCCTCCCTCGCTTCATGAGCGCCGCCCTCGCCCTGCTCGCCAGCCTGCTCTGGGGCGTCGCCGACTACGGCGGCGGAGCGATCACCCGCCGGATGCCCGCGCTGACGGTGGTGGTGCTCTCGCAGACCGCGGCCGCCGCGGTGCTCGCCGTCGCGGTCACCGCCACCGGCGGCTGGGGCGGGGCCGGAGCGGCGCTCTGGTACGCGGTGGCGGCGGGCGTGATCGGGCCGTTCGCGCTGCTGGCCTTCTACCGGGCGCTGGCGCTCGGGCCGATGGGCGTGGTGTCGCCGCTGGCCACGGTGGGCGTGCTGGTGCCGATCGGCGTGGGCCTGTTCCTCGGCGAACGGCCGGGCGCCGTCCAGGGGCTGGGCATCCTGGTGGCGATCGCCGGGGTGGCGCTGGCCGGCGGCCCGCAGCGCGGCGGCGCGGCCGCGAGCCGGCAGGTGCTGGTGCTCACCCTCGGCGCGGCCTTCGCCTTCGGCGCGGTGCTGGCGCTGATCGCGCACGCCAGCAGCGGCGGCGCGCTGCTGCTCACGCTGTGCGTGCAGCGGCTGACCAACGCGGTGATCGGCGCCGGGATGCTGGCCGCCGCCGCCCGCCGGCAGCCGCTCGGACTGCGGTCCGGCGGGCGGGCGCTGCCGTCGCTGACCGCCGTCGGCGTCGCGGACGTGGCCGCCAACGGCCTGTACGCCGCCGCCTCGCACCTCGGCTCGGTGGCGGTGGCGGCCGTGCTGGCCTCGCTCTACCCGGTGGTCACCGCGCTCATGGCGCGCGGACTGCTGAAGGAGCGGCTGCTGCGGGTCCAGGTGGTCGGCGCCGGACTGGCGGTGGCCGGGACGCTCATCCTGGCCGCCGGCTGACCCGCCCGGGCCGCCCCTCGACGCCCCGTCAGGCCCCTTCGGCCCCGGCGAACGCCCTGGAGCGCCGGGCGATCCGCCAGTAGCCGATCGCGGCGGCCCAGACCACCACGAACAGGCCGACGATCACGAAGCCGACGTTGTCCAGGCTCAGGCCGGCGATCCAGCCGGTCACCGGGTCGGACAGGTCGAACTTGTCGTGCAGCACTGCGACCAGCTCGATGGTGCCGATCACGAACGCCACCGCGATCGACAGGCCGGTGATGGTCAGGTTGTAGTACACCTTGCGGACCGGGTTGGAGAACGCCCACTGGTAGGCGAAGTTCATGAACGTGCCGTCCAGCGTGTCGAACAGGCTCATCCCGGCGGCGAACAGCAGCGGCAGGCACACCACCGCGTACCAGGGCAGCCCGGAGGCCGCGCCGGAGCCCGCCATCACCATCAGGGTCACCTCGGTGGCGGTGTCGAAGCCCAGGCCCAGCACCATGCCGACCGGGAACATCTGGCCCGGCCGGGTGATCGAGCGGGTCGCCCGGCTCAGGATCCGGGCCAGCAGGCCCCGCGAGTCGAGGTGCTTCTCCAACTCGGCCTCGTCGTACTGCCCGGCCCGCATCGCCCGGAACACCCGCAGGATGCCCAGCAGCGCCACCAGGTTGAGCGCCGCGATCAGGTACAGGAACGCCCCGGACGCGGTGGTGCCGATGGTGCCGAGCACCTGATGGGTCGTCGAGTCGTCGTCCATCAGGGTGCCCGCCAGCGCCGCTCCCCCGGCCACCAGGGCGGCCATCACCACCACCATCGAGGAGTGGCCGAGGGCGAACCAGAAGCCCACCGAGACCGGGCGGCGGCCGTCCGCCATCAGCTTGCGGGTGGTGTTGTCGATCACCGCGATGTGGTCGGCGTCGAAGGCGTGCCGCATGCCCAGGGTGTAGGCGGTGACGCCCAGGCCGACGCCGAACACCTGGGTGCCGACCTGGTACTTCTCCGGCACCACCAGGAACAGCAGGGTCCCGAACGCCGCCACGTGCAGCGCCAGGATCACCGCCAGCAGCCCGGCCGTGCGTACGGTGTCCTCGCGCCGCCAGCGGAACGAGGGCAGCGGGGAGCCCGCCGGGCCGGTTCCGGGCAGGGTCGATTCGGACGCGGTCATCCGCGGATCACGCTCCAGCACCTCGTGGATCACTTCGTGAGATGCCGTGGCCGGTCTCCTGGCTGACGGGGTGTTGCGCGCCGGCGCCCGGCCTTCCCGGCCGCGGGCGGCCAGTGGCACGAGGTGGGAGCCGACGACTCCCCGATCACAGTGGCGAGGGCCGCTCCGGACTCCTGTGACGAGCACAGTGCACCGGCTTCCCGAACACCACGGCCCGACCACCGTAGGCCCGGCGGCCGCGTGGCGGCAAGACCGCACCCGGCCCGAGGTGGTGCAGATCACGCCTGGTCAGGGGCGGATTGACGGTCGGTCAGGCCATCCAGAAGAAGACGCAGGTCATCCGCTTCTCGTCCAGGGTCGCCCCGTGGTACTCGGTGGCGGTGTGGATCAGGTTGGCGGTGTAGAGCAGCAGCCGGTTGTAGCGGTGCGGGACGGCCAGGTCCTCGGTGAAGGAGTCCGGCGGGACGAAGCGGGTGCCGAGGGCGTCCACCAGGTTGTTGTGCGGGGCGACCACGCTGTTGCCGCCGAGCCGGCCGCCCGGGAGGCTCTGCCGGTAGAAGCTGGTGCCGCAGCGCTTGGGCACGCCCGGGTTGAGGTACAGCACCGCGGCGTAGCGGCACAGCGAGCGCGAGTCGGTGTGCGGGCGCGGCTCGCACTCCCCCGCGCCCACCACCTGCACGCAGTTGTGGTTGAAGGTGCCGCCCTCGGCCTCGTCCAGCGCCCAGATCCGCGGCGCCCCCACGGTCTCCCGGACCAGCTTCTCCACGTGCGCCAGCTCGTCCGGCTCCAGGCCCGGCATCGCGCGCAGGCCCGGCCAGGACTCCGGCTTGTGCGGGTAGCCCTCGTCCCAGTCGGTGCGGGCGAGGTGGCGGGCGCGCACCGCGTCCGGGTCCGGGAGGACGTCGTCCAGCACCCAGTAGTCACGGCCCTTGGTGGGCTTGCGGTACGGCAGGACGGGGAGCGCCGGGGTCGGGCGCGGGCCCTGGAACGGTTGTGCGGGCATGGACCCGACAATAGGAGCGCCGTTCTGGGCCCTCGCCCATGACCGGGTCAACCTTGCGTCAAGGCTTGGCCCGGCGACGAACCGTCAGCTCTGCTGGCAGCGCGGGCACCAGAACAGGTTCCGGGCCGCCAGTTCCTCGGTGCGGACCGGGGTCTCGCACACCAGGCAGGGCTGGTCGTGCCGCCGGTACACGTACACCTCGCCGCCGTGGTCGTCCACCCGCGGCGGCCGCCCCATCGCCTCCGGGGTGTGCTCCGGCCGGACGGTGTCGATCCGCCCCGCGGCCACCCCGTCGTGCATCAGCGCCACCAGGTCCGACCAGATCGCGTCCCACTCCGCGCGGGACAGCTCGCGGCCCGCCCGGTGCGGGCTGATGCCCAGGCGGAACAGCACCTCCGCGCGGTACACGTTGCCGACGCCCGCCAGGATCTTCTGGTCCATCAGCAGGGCCGCCACCGTGCTGCCGCTGCGCGAGATCCGCTGCCAGGCCGCGTCGCCGGGCTCGCCCGGGCGCAGCGGGTCCGGGCCCAGGCGGCGGTGGACGGCCGCCTTCTCCGCCGGGGTGAGCAGCTCGCAGGCCGTCGGGCCGCGCAGGTCCGCGTAGCCGCCGTCGTTGACCATCCGCAGCCGGACCTGCCCGACCGGCGCCGGGGCCTCGCCCGCGCCGAACTCGTACTTCCCGTACAGGCCCAGGTGCACGTGCAGCCAGTCCTCGCCGAACCCCAGGAACAGGTGCTTGCCGTGCGCCTCCGCCTCCTCCAGCACCCGCCCGTCGATCAGCGCCGCCCCCTCCGCGAACCGCCCCTGCGGGCTCGACACCCGCACCTCGCGACCACCGAACAACTCCGCGTTCTGCCTGGCCAGGCGGTGGATCACATGCCCCTCGGGCACCGGCGTCAACTCCTCGGTCGATCTGGCGTGAGAACCCCATTCTCCCAAACCGCTCCGACACCCGGCGGCGGGTCAGAGGGCGGCGGCGGCCTCGCGGAGGCTGGCGAGTTCGGTGCGGGCCAGGGTGGTGAAGTCCTGGTCGGGGTGGGCGGTCCAGCGGGCGAGGGCGGTGCGGAGGGCGAGGAGGGTGAGCTCGGCGGTCAGGGTGGCGGTGGGGTCGCCGACGCCGCGGGCCCGGAGGGCGGCGGTGAGCGCGGTGGCGAGCGCCTCGCGCTTGAGGAGTTCGCGTTCCGTCAGTTCCGGGTTGGCGGCGACCACCTGCTGGCGTTCGCGGACGGTGGCGTGGCGTTCGGGGCGGAAGGCGTGGGCGCCGGCGGCGGCGAGGGCGGCCTCGGCGAGCCGCCGGGGACCGGCCTCGGGCGGGGCGGCGGCGATCGCGTCGGTGAGCAGGCGGGCCAGGGCGTCCCCGCCGGACAGCACCTCGCGCTTGTCGGCGAAGTGCCGGAAGAACGTGCTCTTGGCCAGGCCGGCGCGCTCCGCGATCTCGGCGACGGTGGTGCGGTCGTAGCCCTGGCGGACGAAGAGTTCGAGCGCCGCGCGCTCCAGTCGTCCGCGCGCGTCCGGGTCCCATCTGGCCATGGTCCGGAGTCTACGTGACGAGACTTGGTCGCATCACTGGGCTATGGTGATGGGACAAGGTCTCATCACTCGGAGGTTCCTGCCATGCGCGTCTTCGTCACCGGAGCGACCGGCCACCTCGGCTCCGCCCTCGTCCCCGAACTGCTCGCCGCCGGCCACCGGGTCACCGGCCTGGCCCGCTCCGACGCCTCCGCCGCCGCCCTCACCGCCCTCGGCGCGGACGTCCGCCGCGGCGACCTCGACGACCTGGACGGCCTGCGCGCCGCAGCCACGGCCGCCGACGGCGTGGTGCACCTGGCGTTCAAGCACGACCTGATGGCCGGCGGCGACTACGCCGGCGCGATCGCCGAGGACCTGAAGGTGGTGCGCACCCTCGTCGAGGCGCTGGCCGGCACCGGAAAGCCGCTGGTCGGAACCGGCGGGACGGGCGCCGGCGGCGCACCCGGGCAGCACGCGGTGGAGAACCGGGTCGCGCCCGGCGCGCCGCGGACGGAGGCCGAGCAGGCCGTCGTCGGCGCCGCCGCGGAAGGCGTGCGCTCCTCCGTGGTCCGGCTCCCCCCGGTGGTGCACAGCCCGCTCGACCGGCACGGCTTCGTCCCCACCCTGATCCGGATCGCCCGCGCCACCGGCGTCTCCGGCTACCTCGGCGACGGCGCCAACCGCTGGCCCGCCGTCCACACCCTCGACGCCGCCCGCCTCTACCGCCTGGCCCTCGACCACGCCCCGGCCGGCGCCCGGCTGCACGGCGTCGACGACCAGGGCATCCCGTTCCGCGAGATCGCCGAACGCATCGGCATCCGCCTCGGCGTCCCCGCCGCCCCCGTCGACGGGGACCGGGCCGCCGACCACTTCGGTTTCCTGGCCGGCTTGGTCGGCCTCGACCTCCCCGCCTCCGCCGACGCCACCCGCAGTCTGCTGGACTGGCACCCCGAACACCCGGGCCTGCTCGACGACCTCGACGAGGACCACTACTTCGCCTGACGCCCCGTCACCGCCGCGGCCGCGGCGACCGGAGCGCCTGGGCCCGTCAGCGGGACCGGAGGCGGGCCAGGACGGCCTGGTCGAGGGCGGCGGCGGTCTCGGGGACGGTGAGGTTGGAGTTGTCGATGATGGGGAGGCCTGAGGTGCGCCAGCCGGCCATCCGGCCGTGGATCCGGGCGACCTCGTCGTCGGAGAGGCGGCGGTTGCCGGCCCGTTCGGCGTTCCGGGCGAGGACGCGGTCCAGGCCGGGGAGCAGCACGACCGGGATCATGCCGGGCCCGATGTGGCGCTTCCAACCGCCGAGGCCGATCGCGGGTCGGTCCGGGAAGACGGCGTCGTCGATGATGCACGAGATGCCGTTGGCGAGGTAGTTGCGGCAGGCGAAGCCGCAGGTGCGGCGGGCCAGCCGGTACTGGGCCTCGGAGGCGGTGTTCCAGCCGGACTGCGGGTTGGCGAAGCCGGACTGGACCCATTCGCGGACGTCGTCGAGGCTGATGTGCGCGGTGGGCGTCGGGCGGCGTTCGGCCCAGTGACGGGCGACGGTGGTCTTGCCGGCGCCGGCGGGGCCGATCAGCAGGACGGCGATCGGGCCGGTCGGCACGGGTGCGGGCATCGAGGGCATCGGTGGCGGCGGGGCCGGGAGTTGGACGGTGCCGCCGGTCGGCAGCAGGAAGTGCCCGGTGCCGCCGGCGGCGACCGGCGGGACGGCCTTCAGCGGGACCGTCGGCCGGTCCGGGCGGTGCTGGGCCGGCCCGAGGGTCGGGATGGCCTGTGTGGCGGCGGGCAGCGCCGGTACGGGGTAGGGCGGTTGAGGGGCCGTCGGATACGGGGACGCGGCCGGTCGGGGCGGCACCTGGCCCCCCGCACGATGGCTCTCCGCGTACTGGCTCACCGTCACCTCCCTGCGCCGAATGTACACGTCGGCCCGGTGGCGGGCACAAGTCCGCCACCGGGCCGACGGGTCGCTCAGCGGGCGGTGAGCTGCTCGGCGAGGGCGCGCAGGGCGAGCTCGTAGGAGCCGAGGCCGAAGCCCGCGATGGTGCCGGAGGCGACCGCCGCGATCACCGAGGTGTGCCGGAAGGTCTCGCGGGTGTACGGGTTGGAGATGTGCACCTCGATCAGCGGCGCGGTGCGCTGCGCGGCGGCGTCCCGCATGGCGTACGAGTAGTGCGTGAACGCGCCCGGGTTGATCACCACGGGGGTCCCGGCGTCCGCTGCCTCGTGCAGCCAGCCGACCATCTCCGCCTCGGAGTTGGTCTCCCGGACGTCGACGGCGAGGTTGAGCTCGGCGCCGAGGGCGGTGCAGCGCGCGACCAGCCCGGCGTACGAGGTGGAGCCGTACACGTCGGGCTCGCGGGAGCCGAGCCGGCCCAGGTTGGGGCCGTTCAGGACCAGCACCGGCGTGGTCATCCGGAGACCTCCGCGTAGGCGGCCACCAGCAGCGACGGGTCGGGGCCCTCCAGGATGGAGGTCTTGGCGAGGCCGTCCAGGACCACGAAGCGCAGCAGGTCGCCGCGGGACTTCTTGTCGATCTTCATGGCGTCCAGCAGCTTCGGCCAGGCGTCCGCCCGGTAAGTCAGCGGCAGGCCGACCGAGGCCAGCACGGCCCGGTGGCGGTCCGCCGTGGCGTCGTCCAACCGCCCGGCCAGACGGCCGAGTTCGGCGGCGAAGACCATGCCGATGGAGATCGCCGCGCCGTGCCGCCACTTGTAGCGCTCGTTGCGCTCGATGGCGTGGCCCAGGGTGTGGCCGTAGTTGAGGATCTCGCGGCGGCCGGACTCCTTGAGGTCGCCGGAGACCACGTCGGCCTTGACCTGGATGGCCCGCCGGATCAGCTCCAGGGTGTGCGGGCCGGCCGGGGAGGCGGCGGCCTCCGGGTCGGCCTCGATCAGGTCGAGGATGACCGGGTCGGCGATGAAACCCGCCTTGATCACCTCGGCCAGGCCCGAGACGTAGTCGTGCTTGCCGAGGGTCTCCAGGGTGCCCAGGTCGGCCAGCACGCCCGCGGGCGGGTGGAAGGCGCCGACCATGTTCTTGCCCTCGGCGATGTTGATGCCGGTCTTGCCGCCGACCGCCGCGTCCACCATGCCGAGGAGCGTGGTGGGCACCGAGATCCAGCGCACCCCGCGCAGCCAGGTGGCGGCGACGAAGCCCGCCAGGTCGGTGGTGGAGCCGCCGCCGAGGCCGACGATCACGTCGCTGCGGGTGAAGCCGGTCTGGCCGAGCACCGACCAGCAGTACGCGGCGACCTCGGCGCTCTTCGCGTCCTCGGCGTTCGGCACCTGCAGGGCGATCGCCTCGTAGCCCTGCGCGGCCAGGTCCTCGCGGATCGCCTCGCCGGTGGCCTCCAGCGCCTCCGGGTGGATGACCGCGACCCGGCGGGCCTTCGGGCCGATCAGCGGGGCGAGTTCGCCGAGCAGCTGATGGCCGATCAGCACCTCGTAGGGGGCGTGGCCGTCGGTGCCCGCAACGGGAATCCTGACGATCTCAGACATGAGGGTCCTTCAGCTCCAGTGCTTCGAGTACGGCGTCGGCGACCTGCTCCGGCGTGCGGTCCTGGGTGTCGACCACGGCGGTGGCGACCTCCAGGTACAGCGGCCGGCGGGCCTCCATCAGCTCGCGCCAGCGGGCCCGCGGGTTGACCGCGAGCAGCGGGCGGGGGGCGTCCAGGCCGACCCGCTTGACCGCGTCGGCGAGCGCGACCTCCAGGAACACCACGGGCAGCGGGGCGAGCACGGCGCGGCTCTCCTCGGCCAGCACCGCGCCGCCGCCGAGCGCGAGCACGCCGGGGTGGTCCGCGGCGGCGGCCCGGACGGCGTCCCGCTCCAGCTGCCGGAAGTGCGGCTCGCCCTCGTCGATGAAGATCTCCGGGATGGGCTTGCCGGCGGTCCGCTCGATGTCGGCGTCGGTGTCGCGGAACGGCAGGCCGAGACGCTCCGCGAGCACCCGCCCGACGGTGGACTTGCCACTGCCGGGCGGGCCGACCAGCACGATGGCCGGGGCGGTCACCGGACGATCAGGTTCTCGAGGTACGACTGCACGTTGCGGCGGGTCTCGGAGACGTTGTCGCCGCCGAACTTCTCCGCCACCGCGTCGGCCAGCACCAGCGCGACCATCGCCTCGGCGACGATGCCGGCCGCCGGGACGGCGCACACGTCGGAGCGCTGGTGGTGCGCCTTGGCGGGCTCGCCGGTGCGCACGTCCAGGGTCTGCAGGGCGCGCGGGACGGTCGCGATCGGCTTCATCGCGGCGCGGACCCGCAGCAGCTCGCCGGTGGACAGGCCGCCCTCGGTGCCGCCGGAGCGGCCGGAGGTGCGCCTGATGCCCTCGGGGGTGGGGACGATCTCGTCGTGCGCCTGCGAGCCGGGGATCCGGGCCAGGTCGAAGCCGTCGCCGACCTCGACGCCCTTGATCGCCTGGATGCCCATCAGGGCAGCGGCCAGCCGGGCGTCCAGCCGGCGGTCCCAGTGCACGTGCGAGCCGAGGCCGACCGGCACGCCGTACGCCAGCACCTCGACCACGCCGCCGAGGGTGTCACCGTCCTTGTGGGCCTGGTCGATCTCGGCGACCATCGCCTTCGAGGCGTCGGCGTCCAGGCAGCGCACCGGGTCCTCGTCCAGGCGGGCCTCGTCGGCGGGCAGCGGCAGCACGCCGGCCGGGGCCTTGGCGGCGGCCAGCTCGACCACGTGGCTGACGATCTCGATGCCGCAGGTCTCCTTGAGGTAGGAGCGGGCGACCGCGCCGAGCGCGACCCGGGCCGCGGTCTCCCGGGCGCTGGCGCGCTCCAGGATCGGCCGGGCCTCGTCGATCGAGTACTTCTGCATGCCCGCCAGGTCGGCGTGGCCGGGGCGCGGGCGGGTCAGCGCCTCGTTGCGGGCCAGGCCCGCGAGGATCTCCGGGTCGACCGGGTCGGCCGACATGACCTGCTCCCACTTCGGCCACTCGGTGTTGCCCACCATGATCGCCACCGGCGAGCCCATGGTCTCCCCGTGGCGGACGCCGCCGAGGAAGGTCACCTCGTCCTGCTCGAACTTCATCCGCGCGCCGCGACCGTAGCCGAGCCGCCGGCGGGCCAGCGCGTCGGCCACCATGGCGGTGGTGACCGGCACCCCGGCCGGCAGGCCCTCCAGCGTCGCGACCAGAGCGGGGCCGTGCGACTCCCCCGCCGTCAGCCAGCGCAAGCTACCCACCGAAAGCTCCTTCGTCAGCGGCCCGCACCGCGAACGGCGGCCGGTCCGGCG
The DNA window shown above is from Streptomyces sp. TLI_171 and carries:
- a CDS encoding SDR family oxidoreductase, which codes for MRVFVTGATGHLGSALVPELLAAGHRVTGLARSDASAAALTALGADVRRGDLDDLDGLRAAATAADGVVHLAFKHDLMAGGDYAGAIAEDLKVVRTLVEALAGTGKPLVGTGGTGAGGAPGQHAVENRVAPGAPRTEAEQAVVGAAAEGVRSSVVRLPPVVHSPLDRHGFVPTLIRIARATGVSGYLGDGANRWPAVHTLDAARLYRLALDHAPAGARLHGVDDQGIPFREIAERIGIRLGVPAAPVDGDRAADHFGFLAGLVGLDLPASADATRSLLDWHPEHPGLLDDLDEDHYFA
- a CDS encoding DMT family transporter, which produces MSAALALLASLLWGVADYGGGAITRRMPALTVVVLSQTAAAAVLAVAVTATGGWGGAGAALWYAVAAGVIGPFALLAFYRALALGPMGVVSPLATVGVLVPIGVGLFLGERPGAVQGLGILVAIAGVALAGGPQRGGAAASRQVLVLTLGAAFAFGAVLALIAHASSGGALLLTLCVQRLTNAVIGAGMLAAAARRQPLGLRSGGRALPSLTAVGVADVAANGLYAAASHLGSVAVAAVLASLYPVVTALMARGLLKERLLRVQVVGAGLAVAGTLILAAG
- the aroB gene encoding 3-dehydroquinate synthase; translated protein: MSEIVRIPVAGTDGHAPYEVLIGHQLLGELAPLIGPKARRVAVIHPEALEATGEAIREDLAAQGYEAIALQVPNAEDAKSAEVAAYCWSVLGQTGFTRSDVIVGLGGGSTTDLAGFVAATWLRGVRWISVPTTLLGMVDAAVGGKTGINIAEGKNMVGAFHPPAGVLADLGTLETLGKHDYVSGLAEVIKAGFIADPVILDLIEADPEAAASPAGPHTLELIRRAIQVKADVVSGDLKESGRREILNYGHTLGHAIERNERYKWRHGAAISIGMVFAAELGRLAGRLDDATADRHRAVLASVGLPLTYRADAWPKLLDAMKIDKKSRGDLLRFVVLDGLAKTSILEGPDPSLLVAAYAEVSG
- a CDS encoding HoxN/HupN/NixA family nickel/cobalt transporter — encoded protein: MTASESTLPGTGPAGSPLPSFRWRREDTVRTAGLLAVILALHVAAFGTLLFLVVPEKYQVGTQVFGVGLGVTAYTLGMRHAFDADHIAVIDNTTRKLMADGRRPVSVGFWFALGHSSMVVVMAALVAGGAALAGTLMDDDSTTHQVLGTIGTTASGAFLYLIAALNLVALLGILRVFRAMRAGQYDEAELEKHLDSRGLLARILSRATRSITRPGQMFPVGMVLGLGFDTATEVTLMVMAGSGAASGLPWYAVVCLPLLFAAGMSLFDTLDGTFMNFAYQWAFSNPVRKVYYNLTITGLSIAVAFVIGTIELVAVLHDKFDLSDPVTGWIAGLSLDNVGFVIVGLFVVVWAAAIGYWRIARRSRAFAGAEGA
- the rpmG gene encoding 50S ribosomal protein L33; this encodes MARSELRPVITLRSTAGTGFTYVTRKNRRNDPDRIALRKFDPVAGRHVEFRESR
- the aroQ gene encoding type II 3-dehydroquinate dehydratase, with amino-acid sequence MTTPVLVLNGPNLGRLGSREPDVYGSTSYAGLVARCTALGAELNLAVDVRETNSEAEMVGWLHEAADAGTPVVINPGAFTHYSYAMRDAAAQRTAPLIEVHISNPYTRETFRHTSVIAAVASGTIAGFGLGSYELALRALAEQLTAR
- a CDS encoding AAA family ATPase; this encodes MYIRRREVTVSQYAESHRAGGQVPPRPAASPYPTAPQPPYPVPALPAATQAIPTLGPAQHRPDRPTVPLKAVPPVAAGGTGHFLLPTGGTVQLPAPPPPMPSMPAPVPTGPIAVLLIGPAGAGKTTVARHWAERRPTPTAHISLDDVREWVQSGFANPQSGWNTASEAQYRLARRTCGFACRNYLANGISCIIDDAVFPDRPAIGLGGWKRHIGPGMIPVVLLPGLDRVLARNAERAGNRRLSDDEVARIHGRMAGWRTSGLPIIDNSNLTVPETAAALDQAVLARLRSR
- a CDS encoding shikimate kinase, whose amino-acid sequence is MTAPAIVLVGPPGSGKSTVGRVLAERLGLPFRDTDADIERTAGKPIPEIFIDEGEPHFRQLERDAVRAAAADHPGVLALGGGAVLAEESRAVLAPLPVVFLEVALADAVKRVGLDAPRPLLAVNPRARWRELMEARRPLYLEVATAVVDTQDRTPEQVADAVLEALELKDPHV
- a CDS encoding type B 50S ribosomal protein L31 yields the protein MQQGIHPEYRPVVFRDKTGGLTFLTRSTATSGRTVEWADGRSYPVVDVETSSASHPFYTGKARLLDTAGRVELYRRRYGG
- a CDS encoding XRE family transcriptional regulator, with product MPDADLVTQALARNLKRLRTERGHTLDALAARSGVSRGMVVQIEQARTNPSVGTVVRLADALGVSIARLLDYDESSAVRIVPAEDAVRLWTGPGGGSGTLLNGAEAPGPLELWAWHLQPGEAHASDPHPPGTVEIARVDEGVLTLTLDGRDHRIPAGSTASYEAVTAHGYRNAEDTPCRVTMVVSVPPPAK
- the aroC gene encoding chorismate synthase gives rise to the protein MGSLRWLTAGESHGPALVATLEGLPAGVPVTTAMVADALARRRLGYGRGARMKFEQDEVTFLGGVRHGETMGSPVAIMVGNTEWPKWEQVMSADPVDPEILAGLARNEALTRPRPGHADLAGMQKYSIDEARPILERASARETAARVALGAVARSYLKETCGIEIVSHVVELAAAKAPAGVLPLPADEARLDEDPVRCLDADASKAMVAEIDQAHKDGDTLGGVVEVLAYGVPVGLGSHVHWDRRLDARLAAALMGIQAIKGVEVGDGFDLARIPGSQAHDEIVPTPEGIRRTSGRSGGTEGGLSTGELLRVRAAMKPIATVPRALQTLDVRTGEPAKAHHQRSDVCAVPAAGIVAEAMVALVLADAVAEKFGGDNVSETRRNVQSYLENLIVR
- a CDS encoding Fpg/Nei family DNA glycosylase, with amino-acid sequence MPEGHVIHRLARQNAELFGGREVRVSSPQGRFAEGAALIDGRVLEEAEAHGKHLFLGFGEDWLHVHLGLYGKYEFGAGEAPAPVGQVRLRMVNDGGYADLRGPTACELLTPAEKAAVHRRLGPDPLRPGEPGDAAWQRISRSGSTVAALLMDQKILAGVGNVYRAEVLFRLGISPHRAGRELSRAEWDAIWSDLVALMHDGVAAGRIDTVRPEHTPEAMGRPPRVDDHGGEVYVYRRHDQPCLVCETPVRTEELAARNLFWCPRCQQS
- a CDS encoding DUF6445 family protein, whose protein sequence is MPAQPFQGPRPTPALPVLPYRKPTKGRDYWVLDDVLPDPDAVRARHLARTDWDEGYPHKPESWPGLRAMPGLEPDELAHVEKLVRETVGAPRIWALDEAEGGTFNHNCVQVVGAGECEPRPHTDSRSLCRYAAVLYLNPGVPKRCGTSFYRQSLPGGRLGGNSVVAPHNNLVDALGTRFVPPDSFTEDLAVPHRYNRLLLYTANLIHTATEYHGATLDEKRMTCVFFWMA
- a CDS encoding TetR/AcrR family transcriptional regulator, with product MARWDPDARGRLERAALELFVRQGYDRTTVAEIAERAGLAKSTFFRHFADKREVLSGGDALARLLTDAIAAAPPEAGPRRLAEAALAAAGAHAFRPERHATVRERQQVVAANPELTERELLKREALATALTAALRARGVGDPTATLTAELTLLALRTALARWTAHPDQDFTTLARTELASLREAAAAL